In Sphaerodactylus townsendi isolate TG3544 linkage group LG13, MPM_Stown_v2.3, whole genome shotgun sequence, one DNA window encodes the following:
- the HSCB gene encoding iron-sulfur cluster co-chaperone protein HscB: MWRWRPRTAAPTASACSDGGWGGVAGGGGGLPSPSPSGPVTPPALLPPLPRSPRTFRLDQAELQRRFRSLQRRLHPDGFGQSSQAEREFSEQHSALVNEAYDTLRRPLSRGLYLLQLRGVELQTGADSEADPEFLSEIMEINEKLAATDQEDARAELEVHIAAKQEELAKDVAQAFDQDDLQKAKRVLAKMKYFANLEEKVKSKKIPS, encoded by the exons atgtggcggtggcg CCCCCGGACCGCGGCGCCGACTGCTTCCGCCTGCTCggatggtgggtgggggggggtggccgggggtgggggggggctgccttccccctccccctccggccCGGTGACCCCCCCCGCTCTGCTTCCGCCCCTTCCCCGCAGCCCCCGCACCTTCCGGCTGGACCAGGCCGAGCTGCAGCGGCGCTTCCGGAGCCTCCAGCGCCGCCTCCACCCGGACGGCTTCGGCCAAAGCAGccag GCGGAGCGGGAGTTCTCGGAGCAGCACTCGGCGCTGGTGAACGAGGCCTACGACACCCTCCGGCGCCCCCTCAGCCGCGGGCTCTACCTG CTGCAGCTGCGTGGGGTGGAGTTGCAGACGGGGGCCGACAGCGAGGCAGACCCGGAGTTCCTCTCAGAAATCATGGAGATCAACGAGAAACTGGCAGCGACAGACCAGGAAGACGCCAGGGCAGAGCTGGAAGTCCACATCGCAG CCAAACAAGAGGAGCTGGCCAAAGATGTGGCCCAGGCCTTTGATCAAG ACGATCTTCAGAAAGCAAAAAGAGTCCTGgccaaaatgaaatattttgccaacctggaagaaaaggtgaaaagTAAAAAGATCCCTTCCTAA
- the CHEK2 gene encoding serine/threonine-protein kinase Chk2 isoform X2: MAPPPPRLQLPAAPGAPRPLPGAPRAPRVPKAREGRGAMAGREEGAVACSSSSSSSSLSSLETLPAQETPLLPPIAEEEEEPPQPPWGRLFALAPGFRPFECASAECWFGRDPGCGYSFCGPDLAQTELYRQYSKRHFRLLREPGPRNSHVAYLEDHSANGTFVNDRLVGKGKRLPLTHNAHIALALPRNKVFVFSDLTVDSQLEYPKELREKYIISKTLGSGACGEVKLAFERSTCRKVAIKIINKSRFITDALPQIDKPYNVETEVEILKKVDHPCLIKIIDFFEGNDFYIVLELMEGGELFDRVLPPARLSEAICKFYFYQMLLAVQYLHDHGIIHRDLKLENVLLSSLKENCLVKITDFGQSKILGETSLMQTLCGTPNYLAPEVLNSAGTAGYGKSVDCWSLGVILFMCLSGYPPFSDQNSQPPLREQITQGEFIYCPEKWKHISKEAFDLVQKLLTVDVDKRFKIEQALEHPWLQDKDVKHQFQQLLTQMNDSELTLEAATLPSTSRKRCHEKEDKEELPIPKRATQTPR; encoded by the exons atggcgccgccgccgccgcgcctaCAGCTCCCGGCAGCCCCTGGCGCGCCACGCCCCCTTCCCGGCGCCCCTCGCGCGCCGCGTGTGCCGAAAGCGCGGGAAGGCAGGGGCGCCATGGCCGGGCGGGAGGAGGGGGCCGTcgcctgctcttcctcctcctcctcctcctcgctgagCTCCCTGGAGACGCTGCCCGCGCAGGAGACGCCGCTGCTGCCGCCCAtcgccgaggaggaggaggagcccccGCAGCCGCCCTGGGGCCGCCTCTTCGCCCTGGCCCCCGGGTTCCGCCCCTTCG agtgCGCGAGCGCGGAGTGCTGGTTCGGCAGAGACCCCGGCTGCGGCTACAGCTTCTGCGGGCCGGACCTGGCGCAGACGGAGCTCTACCGGCAGTACAGCAAGAGGCACTTCCGCCTCCTCAGG GAACCCGGACCCAGGAACTCCCACGTGGCGTACCTGGAGGACCACAGCGCCAATGGCACCTTCGTCAACGACCGTCTCGTCgggaagggaaagaggctgcCCTTGACGCACAACGCCCACATCGCCCTGGCGCTGCCCCGGAACAAAG TGTTTGTATTTTCTGACCTGACAGTGGACAGTCAGTTAGAGTAtcccaaggagctcagagagAAATACATCATCTCAAAAACTTTGGGAAG TGGCGCCTGTGGGGAGGTGAAGCTGGCATTTGAGAGGAGCACCTGTCGCAAAGTTGCCATCAAAATCATAAATAAGTCGAGGTTTATTACAGATGCTTTGCCACAGATT GACAAGCCTTATAATGTGGAAACAGAAGTGGAGATTCTGAAGAAAGTTGACCAT CCCTGCCTGATAAAAATTATTGACTTCTTTGAAGGAAACGATTTTTACATTGTGTTGGAGTT GATGGAAGGGGGGGAGCTATTCGATAGGGTTCTGCCCCCAGCAAGATTGAGTGAAGCGATCTGCAAGTTTTATTTCTACCAGATGCTGTTGGCTGTGCAG TACCTTCATGACCACGGCATTATTCATCGGGATTTGAAGCTGGAGAATGTGCTTCTATCATCTCTAAAGGAAAACTGTCTTGTAAAG ATTACAGATTTTGGACAATCCAAAATTCTTGGGGAAACGTCGCTCATGCAGACCTTATGTGGGACCCCCAATTATCTTGCTCCTGAAGTTTTAAATTCTGCTGGGACAGCTGGCTATGGAAAATCTGTGGATTGTTGGAGCCTAGGAGTGATCCTCTTTATGTG CCTCTCTGGTTATCCACCTTTTTCTGATCAAAATTCTCAGCCACCTTTGAGAGAACAGATCACCCAGGGTGAATTCATCTATTGTCCAGAGAAGTGGAAACACATATCAAAAGAAG CCTTTGACCTTGTGCAGAAGTTGTTAACGGTGGATGTTGACAAACGATTCAAAATAGAACAAGCCTTGGAGCACCCCTGGCTTCAG GATAAAGATGTGAAGCACCAGTTTCAACAGCTGCT
- the CHEK2 gene encoding serine/threonine-protein kinase Chk2 isoform X1, which translates to MAPPPPRLQLPAAPGAPRPLPGAPRAPRVPKAREGRGAMAGREEGAVACSSSSSSSSLSSLETLPAQETPLLPPIAEEEEEPPQPPWGRLFALAPGFRPFGTPPRGGGGGEGGREGGDTCPRATSSLTGAPGPGAAPAAGEEMDCPPPPPAECASAECWFGRDPGCGYSFCGPDLAQTELYRQYSKRHFRLLREPGPRNSHVAYLEDHSANGTFVNDRLVGKGKRLPLTHNAHIALALPRNKVFVFSDLTVDSQLEYPKELREKYIISKTLGSGACGEVKLAFERSTCRKVAIKIINKSRFITDALPQIDKPYNVETEVEILKKVDHPCLIKIIDFFEGNDFYIVLELMEGGELFDRVLPPARLSEAICKFYFYQMLLAVQYLHDHGIIHRDLKLENVLLSSLKENCLVKITDFGQSKILGETSLMQTLCGTPNYLAPEVLNSAGTAGYGKSVDCWSLGVILFMCLSGYPPFSDQNSQPPLREQITQGEFIYCPEKWKHISKEAFDLVQKLLTVDVDKRFKIEQALEHPWLQDKDVKHQFQQLLTQMNDSELTLEAATLPSTSRKRCHEKEDKEELPIPKRATQTPR; encoded by the exons atggcgccgccgccgccgcgcctaCAGCTCCCGGCAGCCCCTGGCGCGCCACGCCCCCTTCCCGGCGCCCCTCGCGCGCCGCGTGTGCCGAAAGCGCGGGAAGGCAGGGGCGCCATGGCCGGGCGGGAGGAGGGGGCCGTcgcctgctcttcctcctcctcctcctcctcgctgagCTCCCTGGAGACGCTGCCCGCGCAGGAGACGCCGCTGCTGCCGCCCAtcgccgaggaggaggaggagcccccGCAGCCGCCCTGGGGCCGCCTCTTCGCCCTGGCCCCCGGGTTCCGCCCCTTCGGTACGCCTCCccgcggtgggggtgggggggagggagggagggaggggggcgacACGTGCCCTCGGGCAACCTCCAGCCTCACCGGCGCTCCCGGCCCGGGGGCGGCGCCCGCAGCAGGCGAGGAgatggactgccccccccccccccccgcagagtgCGCGAGCGCGGAGTGCTGGTTCGGCAGAGACCCCGGCTGCGGCTACAGCTTCTGCGGGCCGGACCTGGCGCAGACGGAGCTCTACCGGCAGTACAGCAAGAGGCACTTCCGCCTCCTCAGG GAACCCGGACCCAGGAACTCCCACGTGGCGTACCTGGAGGACCACAGCGCCAATGGCACCTTCGTCAACGACCGTCTCGTCgggaagggaaagaggctgcCCTTGACGCACAACGCCCACATCGCCCTGGCGCTGCCCCGGAACAAAG TGTTTGTATTTTCTGACCTGACAGTGGACAGTCAGTTAGAGTAtcccaaggagctcagagagAAATACATCATCTCAAAAACTTTGGGAAG TGGCGCCTGTGGGGAGGTGAAGCTGGCATTTGAGAGGAGCACCTGTCGCAAAGTTGCCATCAAAATCATAAATAAGTCGAGGTTTATTACAGATGCTTTGCCACAGATT GACAAGCCTTATAATGTGGAAACAGAAGTGGAGATTCTGAAGAAAGTTGACCAT CCCTGCCTGATAAAAATTATTGACTTCTTTGAAGGAAACGATTTTTACATTGTGTTGGAGTT GATGGAAGGGGGGGAGCTATTCGATAGGGTTCTGCCCCCAGCAAGATTGAGTGAAGCGATCTGCAAGTTTTATTTCTACCAGATGCTGTTGGCTGTGCAG TACCTTCATGACCACGGCATTATTCATCGGGATTTGAAGCTGGAGAATGTGCTTCTATCATCTCTAAAGGAAAACTGTCTTGTAAAG ATTACAGATTTTGGACAATCCAAAATTCTTGGGGAAACGTCGCTCATGCAGACCTTATGTGGGACCCCCAATTATCTTGCTCCTGAAGTTTTAAATTCTGCTGGGACAGCTGGCTATGGAAAATCTGTGGATTGTTGGAGCCTAGGAGTGATCCTCTTTATGTG CCTCTCTGGTTATCCACCTTTTTCTGATCAAAATTCTCAGCCACCTTTGAGAGAACAGATCACCCAGGGTGAATTCATCTATTGTCCAGAGAAGTGGAAACACATATCAAAAGAAG CCTTTGACCTTGTGCAGAAGTTGTTAACGGTGGATGTTGACAAACGATTCAAAATAGAACAAGCCTTGGAGCACCCCTGGCTTCAG GATAAAGATGTGAAGCACCAGTTTCAACAGCTGCT